A stretch of the Candidatus Paceibacterota bacterium genome encodes the following:
- the lysS gene encoding lysine--tRNA ligase, which translates to MSSNKEVRQVRLEKLEKIKARGVNPYPAKTDRQFSLADISGVDIFEKFSAEKKSVTLAGRVMSLRPQGALIFLHIYDGTAKFQGLLKKDDVVKNDFDFFNEVVDIGDFVELTGTLFTTKRGEKTLEVTSWKMLSKSLRDLPEKWHGIQDPDARLRRRYLDILFNEDVRELFVKKSLFWNAVRTFLQKEGFLEVETPVLETTTGGADARPFATHHNALDIDVFLRISCGELWQKQLMVAGYPKVFEIGRIFRNEGMSAEHAQDYTQLEWYWAYADAEKGMELTERLYKYVAQETFGTLIFTIGEHQIDLGQKWERYDYTETIKKMTGIDIKIIDLAAIEKKLHELKVTYDKKGWNKSRAIDSLWKYCRKNIPGPGFLVGVPKEISPLAKTSETDPTVVERFQPLIAGSELGNGYSELNDPIDQAERFEAQSKLREAGDDEAQMFAHEFVEALEYGMPPTCGFGMSERVFAFLANTSIREAQIFPLMKPRQGGGAADIDEE; encoded by the coding sequence ATGTCTTCAAACAAAGAAGTGCGTCAGGTCCGCTTGGAAAAACTGGAAAAAATAAAAGCCAGAGGAGTCAATCCATACCCAGCTAAAACCGACAGACAGTTTTCTCTTGCCGATATTTCTGGCGTCGATATTTTTGAAAAATTCTCAGCTGAAAAAAAATCAGTCACTTTGGCCGGTCGGGTGATGTCTCTCCGTCCTCAAGGGGCCCTGATTTTTTTGCACATCTATGATGGGACCGCAAAATTTCAAGGACTTTTGAAAAAAGACGATGTAGTCAAAAATGATTTTGATTTTTTTAATGAAGTAGTAGACATCGGAGATTTTGTCGAGCTGACGGGGACTCTTTTTACTACCAAGCGAGGAGAAAAAACCCTCGAGGTCACGTCCTGGAAAATGCTTTCCAAAAGTCTGCGAGATTTACCCGAAAAATGGCACGGTATTCAGGACCCAGACGCCCGGCTCCGAAGACGTTATCTAGATATTCTTTTCAACGAAGATGTCCGCGAGCTTTTCGTCAAGAAATCCCTTTTTTGGAACGCGGTCCGGACTTTTTTACAGAAAGAAGGATTCTTGGAAGTAGAAACGCCAGTGCTTGAGACGACCACAGGAGGAGCTGACGCAAGGCCTTTTGCCACCCACCACAATGCTTTGGACATTGATGTTTTTTTGAGAATTTCCTGCGGAGAACTTTGGCAGAAACAGTTGATGGTGGCTGGCTATCCAAAAGTTTTCGAAATTGGGCGTATTTTTCGCAATGAAGGCATGTCCGCCGAGCATGCTCAAGACTATACTCAGCTTGAGTGGTATTGGGCCTACGCTGATGCTGAAAAGGGGATGGAGCTCACAGAGCGTCTCTACAAATACGTGGCTCAGGAGACTTTCGGTACCCTTATCTTTACAATCGGAGAGCATCAAATAGATTTGGGTCAAAAATGGGAACGTTATGACTACACCGAGACAATAAAAAAGATGACGGGTATTGATATCAAAATTATCGATCTTGCTGCGATTGAAAAAAAATTACATGAGCTAAAAGTAACCTATGATAAAAAAGGCTGGAATAAATCCCGTGCCATTGACTCACTTTGGAAATATTGCCGCAAAAATATTCCAGGCCCAGGTTTTCTTGTGGGTGTGCCTAAAGAAATTTCGCCCCTGGCTAAAACTTCAGAGACTGACCCCACAGTGGTGGAGCGTTTTCAACCTCTCATTGCTGGCAGCGAGCTAGGCAATGGCTATAGCGAGCTCAATGATCCAATCGATCAGGCGGAGCGTTTTGAAGCTCAATCAAAACTGCGCGAAGCAGGGGATGATGAAGCCCAAATGTTTGCCCATGAGTTTGTCGAAGCCCTTGAGTACGGTATGCCGCCTACTTGTGGCTTTGGTATGAGCGAACGCGTTTTTGCCTTTCTAGCCAACACCTCTATTCGTGAGGCTCAGATTTTTCCTTTGATGAAACCCCGCCAGGGTGGTGGGGCCGCTGATATTGACGAGGAATAG
- the mraZ gene encoding division/cell wall cluster transcriptional repressor MraZ: MLIGEHTHNIDEKKRISLPSKFRKELGKKVVVTHGLDNCLFLYPLKEWSKVAEKLGALSMGQANTRGFNRFMLASATELDVDTVGRILVPDHLKVFAGLDGKVVFAGMHSRVEIWNDSAWQAYKGRVMKQADELAEKLGEIGVI; encoded by the coding sequence ATGCTCATCGGCGAACACACACACAATATCGACGAAAAAAAGCGCATTTCGCTACCTTCGAAATTTCGCAAAGAGCTTGGAAAAAAAGTGGTGGTGACCCACGGGTTGGACAATTGTCTCTTCCTGTATCCGCTAAAAGAATGGAGCAAAGTAGCTGAAAAGCTCGGAGCTCTCTCGATGGGTCAAGCGAATACACGAGGGTTCAATCGGTTTATGTTGGCGAGTGCGACGGAGCTTGATGTGGACACAGTCGGCCGCATCTTGGTGCCGGATCATCTCAAAGTTTTTGCTGGTCTAGACGGGAAAGTAGTTTTTGCAGGCATGCACAGCCGCGTGGAAATCTGGAATGACTCCGCATGGCAGGCATACAAGGGTCGCGTGATGAAGCAGGCCGATGAGCTGGCTGAAAAGCTCGGTGAGATTGGCGTCATCTAG
- a CDS encoding penicillin-binding protein 2 has product MKNAAFRIRIISVFILLAAFVLVAKLYDLQIVNGSAYADRANRQYVRPSQGVFDRGSIFFTDKDGHQISAATLKAGFILAINPKQLSTSAMYGATSSVGTVGLFQTLSKTFGTSTSLDEANFLNHAAKTNDTYEEVAKHIDTDHGQAIQDLKIPGVNLYQDKWRYYPGNSLAAQTLGLVGFQGTSTSMSGRYGLERYYDSTLSRNDDNLYVNFFAEIFSDIHKAVSPNQSLEGDIVTTIEPTTEAYLESLLVKVNKQYSSQSTGGIIMNPKTGEIYAMGLYPTYDPNDLSGQADPAIFSNDLVENVHEMGSIIKPLTMAAGIDVGAVSASTTYNDTGSITVNNKVISNFDKKARGITTLQQAMGQSLNVGFAFVAKKIGNKTLSDYFYKFGLGQKTGIDLPNEAANLVKTSLDSPRDIEHVTASFGQGIAMTPITTVRALSALANGGYLVTPHIVDKINYKLGYSKNINPASGPQVIKPQTAEDVTRMLVTDVDTILKNGQGKNPHYSVAAKTGTAQVPAPGGGYYPDRYLHSFFGYLPAYDPKFIIFLYTVYPKGVQYSSETLTDPFLDMTKFLINYYQLPPDR; this is encoded by the coding sequence ATGAAAAATGCCGCTTTCCGCATCAGAATTATTTCTGTTTTTATTCTGCTAGCGGCATTTGTTTTGGTGGCCAAGCTCTATGATTTGCAGATAGTCAACGGCTCGGCGTATGCAGATCGAGCCAATAGGCAGTACGTCAGACCATCTCAGGGGGTTTTTGATCGCGGCTCAATCTTTTTTACGGACAAGGATGGGCACCAGATCTCGGCAGCCACTCTCAAGGCTGGTTTTATTTTGGCTATCAACCCAAAGCAGCTTTCCACTAGTGCTATGTATGGGGCAACTAGCTCTGTCGGTACGGTGGGCCTTTTTCAAACCCTTTCAAAAACGTTCGGCACCAGCACATCCTTGGATGAGGCCAACTTTTTAAATCACGCGGCTAAAACCAACGATACTTATGAAGAAGTAGCCAAGCACATAGATACCGACCATGGGCAAGCTATTCAGGATTTGAAAATTCCCGGGGTCAATCTCTATCAAGACAAGTGGCGGTATTATCCAGGCAACTCTCTGGCGGCTCAGACTCTCGGACTGGTCGGCTTTCAAGGCACAAGCACAAGTATGTCTGGACGCTACGGTCTTGAGAGATATTATGACAGCACTCTCAGTCGCAATGATGACAATCTGTACGTCAACTTTTTTGCGGAAATTTTTTCAGACATTCACAAAGCTGTCTCTCCTAATCAATCCCTTGAGGGAGATATTGTCACGACCATCGAGCCGACCACAGAGGCTTACCTCGAGAGCTTGCTAGTAAAAGTAAATAAACAATACAGCTCGCAAAGTACGGGTGGCATTATTATGAATCCAAAGACGGGAGAAATATATGCCATGGGTCTGTATCCTACATATGACCCCAATGATCTTTCTGGGCAAGCAGATCCAGCTATTTTTAGTAATGACCTTGTTGAAAATGTGCATGAGATGGGCTCGATCATCAAGCCGTTGACCATGGCGGCCGGTATTGATGTGGGGGCAGTTTCTGCCAGCACTACCTACAACGACACTGGCTCTATTACGGTCAACAACAAAGTCATCTCAAACTTTGATAAAAAAGCCCGAGGGATCACTACTTTGCAGCAAGCTATGGGGCAATCTCTAAACGTCGGTTTTGCTTTCGTGGCCAAAAAAATAGGCAACAAGACGTTGTCGGATTATTTTTATAAATTTGGGCTTGGCCAAAAGACGGGGATTGATTTGCCAAACGAAGCGGCCAACTTGGTCAAGACCAGCCTTGATAGTCCGCGCGATATCGAGCACGTTACGGCTTCTTTCGGACAAGGTATTGCCATGACGCCGATCACTACTGTGCGGGCACTTTCAGCCTTGGCCAACGGCGGCTATCTGGTCACGCCGCATATTGTAGATAAAATAAATTATAAACTCGGATATTCAAAAAATATCAACCCGGCGAGTGGGCCTCAAGTGATCAAGCCCCAGACCGCTGAGGACGTGACACGCATGCTCGTCACCGACGTAGATACGATTTTAAAAAATGGCCAAGGTAAAAATCCACATTATAGTGTAGCGGCCAAGACCGGTACCGCCCAAGTACCAGCCCCTGGAGGTGGGTATTATCCAGATCGCTACCTCCACTCATTTTTTGGCTATTTACCGGCGTATGATCCAAAGTTTATTATTTTCCTCTATACGGTGTATCCAAAAGGGGTGCAGTATTCTTCCGAGACTTTGACGGATCCATTTTTGGATATGACGAAGTTTCTCATAAATTACTACCAGTTGCCGCCAGACCGCTAG
- a CDS encoding DoxX family protein, with translation MTNQTKKQKVIYYILLVLVSAIFLVSAYAKLTGNASAEAAFTVAHLPIWFMYFIGVAELCGAVGLWIRSLQIYAASGLFIILAGAVVVTAIYVSVPEALFPLGTAIALGIILKCRG, from the coding sequence ATGACAAACCAAACCAAAAAACAAAAAGTAATTTACTATATTTTACTTGTGCTTGTGAGTGCTATTTTTCTAGTGAGCGCATACGCCAAGCTGACAGGTAATGCTAGCGCGGAAGCCGCTTTTACGGTCGCTCATTTGCCAATCTGGTTTATGTATTTTATTGGGGTGGCTGAGCTTTGTGGCGCTGTTGGTCTCTGGATTCGTTCGCTCCAGATTTATGCCGCTAGCGGGCTTTTTATTATTCTCGCGGGGGCTGTCGTGGTCACGGCTATCTACGTCAGCGTGCCGGAGGCTCTTTTTCCGTTAGGGACAGCGATAGCTTTGGGTATCATCTTGAAATGCAGAGGTTGA
- the rsmH gene encoding 16S rRNA (cytosine(1402)-N(4))-methyltransferase RsmH: MSWLKSSVRLASSSMSEEKLDQASNQPGHISVLLQEIIDGLAITTGDILVDCTLGGAGHSEALLADAAKREQSSLVLVGLDADPLAIERSEEKLRKFEKKFNGKKSDLKIFLKQSNFRHLAEVLDQLEIKHVNKILMDLGLSSFQLDQSGRGFSFRYNEPLDMTFDKGTLAHFNARDIVNDWDEENIADVIYAYGEERFARRIARKIVEARQLKSIETTDELVEIIKQSVPTWYAKGKGHPATKTFQALRIAVNDELRALTQALEAIISRLAPDGRLAIISFHSLEDRIVKQAFRKWKAEEKGILVNKKPIVPSRAEILSNPRARSAKLRIFEKKE; encoded by the coding sequence ATGAGCTGGCTGAAAAGCTCGGTGAGATTGGCGTCATCTAGCATGAGTGAAGAAAAACTAGACCAAGCAAGCAATCAGCCAGGCCACATTTCAGTTCTTTTACAAGAAATAATAGACGGGCTCGCAATCACCACCGGAGACATCCTTGTGGACTGCACTCTTGGAGGAGCGGGGCACAGTGAAGCCCTCCTAGCCGATGCAGCCAAGAGGGAGCAATCAAGTCTAGTCCTTGTCGGATTGGATGCCGATCCGCTAGCTATCGAGAGAAGCGAAGAAAAATTGAGAAAGTTTGAAAAGAAATTCAACGGAAAAAAATCCGATCTCAAAATTTTTCTCAAGCAATCAAACTTTCGCCACTTGGCGGAAGTGCTCGATCAACTGGAAATCAAGCATGTCAACAAGATCTTGATGGATCTTGGGCTGAGCTCTTTCCAGCTCGATCAATCGGGCAGGGGATTTAGCTTTCGCTACAACGAACCGCTCGATATGACTTTTGACAAAGGCACATTAGCGCATTTTAACGCGAGGGATATTGTCAACGATTGGGATGAAGAAAACATCGCTGACGTCATCTACGCTTACGGAGAAGAAAGATTTGCCCGAAGGATAGCCAGGAAAATCGTTGAGGCACGGCAGCTAAAGTCTATCGAAACGACAGACGAGCTTGTTGAGATCATCAAGCAATCAGTGCCGACTTGGTATGCCAAAGGGAAAGGCCATCCCGCCACCAAGACATTTCAGGCTCTCCGTATCGCCGTCAATGATGAGCTCAGAGCTTTGACCCAAGCTCTTGAAGCAATCATCAGTCGCCTCGCTCCCGATGGCCGCCTCGCTATTATTTCATTTCACAGCCTTGAGGATCGTATCGTCAAGCAAGCCTTTCGAAAATGGAAGGCTGAGGAAAAGGGGATTTTGGTAAACAAAAAGCCAATTGTGCCGTCCCGAGCAGAAATCCTCTCAAATCCTCGAGCTCGGAGTGCCAAACTCCGCATTTTTGAAAAAAAAGAGTAA